One Arthrobacter sp. Marseille-P9274 genomic region harbors:
- a CDS encoding FAD-binding oxidoreductase, giving the protein METDAVPALAGRAAELLAACRSISTDPADRAAAATDRSGFVPASLPEGVVYAESLDDVVEAVKLAASHGVPLVPRGAGTGLAAASSARAGEVVLDLSRMNRILDLDPVEQTAVVEPGVLNAELNAAAAGHGLFYAPDPASTAICSIGGNIATNAGGMRCAKYGVTRESVLGLRVVLADGRELRTGRRTIKGVTGYDLTALMIGSEGTLGVVVEATLRLRPAPVTTATAAAFFPDVRAAAAAASAVIAARIQPSLLELVDGPTLEAIDLALGTDYRRRGGAFLLGQTDGFGAQAEMDVLAGAIEPFATEVLRADDPLAAEALLTARREAIPSLEKLGRVSIGDIGVPRGRLAEAVIGLQDISERTGVRIFTIAHAADGNLHPMIVVRPEESVTEGPAKAALGEMFQLAKRLGGTLTGEHGVGLLKRDWLRDELGDVSLDVQHAIRRALDPQGILNPGKAV; this is encoded by the coding sequence ATGGAGACCGATGCTGTACCCGCGCTGGCAGGCCGGGCCGCCGAACTGCTGGCCGCCTGCCGCTCGATCTCGACGGATCCGGCGGACCGCGCGGCGGCCGCGACGGACCGCTCCGGGTTCGTGCCCGCGTCGCTGCCGGAGGGTGTGGTGTACGCCGAGTCGCTCGACGACGTGGTGGAGGCCGTGAAGCTCGCGGCCTCGCACGGGGTTCCGCTGGTGCCGCGCGGTGCCGGAACCGGGCTGGCGGCCGCTTCCTCGGCGCGCGCCGGCGAGGTGGTGCTGGACCTCTCCCGGATGAACCGCATCCTGGACCTCGACCCGGTGGAGCAGACCGCCGTCGTCGAACCCGGCGTGCTGAACGCGGAGCTCAACGCCGCCGCGGCCGGGCACGGACTGTTCTACGCGCCGGACCCGGCGAGTACCGCGATCTGCTCGATCGGCGGGAACATCGCCACGAACGCCGGCGGGATGCGCTGCGCGAAGTACGGCGTGACGCGCGAGTCCGTGCTGGGACTGCGGGTGGTGCTGGCGGACGGGCGCGAGCTGCGGACCGGGCGGCGCACCATCAAGGGCGTCACCGGCTACGACCTGACGGCGCTGATGATCGGGTCGGAGGGGACCTTGGGCGTGGTGGTGGAGGCGACGCTGCGGTTGCGTCCCGCGCCCGTAACGACGGCGACGGCCGCCGCGTTCTTCCCCGACGTCAGGGCTGCCGCCGCGGCGGCATCGGCCGTCATAGCCGCGCGCATCCAGCCGTCGCTGCTGGAACTGGTGGACGGGCCGACGCTCGAGGCCATCGACCTGGCACTCGGCACGGACTACCGGCGCCGCGGCGGGGCCTTCCTGCTCGGCCAGACCGACGGCTTCGGCGCCCAGGCGGAGATGGACGTCCTGGCCGGTGCCATCGAACCCTTTGCCACCGAGGTGCTCCGCGCCGACGACCCGCTGGCTGCCGAGGCGCTGCTGACCGCTCGGCGCGAGGCGATTCCCTCGCTCGAAAAGCTCGGCCGCGTATCCATCGGGGACATCGGCGTGCCGCGCGGCCGGCTGGCGGAGGCAGTGATCGGCCTGCAGGACATCTCGGAGCGGACCGGCGTGCGGATCTTCACGATCGCCCACGCCGCCGACGGGAACCTGCATCCGATGATCGTGGTGCGGCCGGAGGAATCCGTGACCGAAGGCCCGGCCAAGGCCGCGCTTGGCGAGATGTTCCAACTGGCCAAGCGGCTGGGCGGGACACTCACGGGAGAACACGGCGTCGGCCTGCTCAAGCGGGACTGGCTGCGCGACGAACTCGGCGACGTCTCGCTCGACGTGCAGCACGCCATCCGCCGCGCCCTCGACCCGCAAGGAATCCTGAACCCCGGCAAGGCGGTCTAG